From a single Fulvivirga ulvae genomic region:
- the secE gene encoding preprotein translocase subunit SecE — protein sequence MHKLKTFILESYDEMKNKVSWPKYSELQSSSILVLVASLIFALVIGLMDYVFQNGMDWFYNEF from the coding sequence ATGCATAAGTTAAAGACATTTATTCTGGAGTCATATGATGAGATGAAAAATAAAGTCTCATGGCCTAAATATAGTGAGCTTCAGAGTAGCTCGATTTTGGTCCTTGTAGCTTCACTGATTTTTGCTTTGGTGATAGGTCTTATGGACTATGTTTTTCAGAATGGCATGGACTGGTTTTATAACGAATTTTAA
- the tuf gene encoding elongation factor Tu: MAKENFDRSKPHVNIGTIGHVDHGKTTLTAAISKVLSDKGLAQNRDFSSIDNAPEEKERGITINTSHIEYATEKRHYAHVDCPGHADYVKNMVTGAAQMDGAIIVVAATDGPMPQTREHILLSRQVGVPALVVFMNKVDLVDDPELLELVEMEIRELLSDYDFPGDDIPVIQGSALGALNGEPEWVAKVEELMDAVDNYIPLPERLIDKDFLMPVEDVFSITGRGTVATGRIERGVINSGDPVDILGMGAEGLKSTVTGVEMFRKILDRGEAGDNVGLLLRGIEKSQIKRGMVICKPGSVTPHQKFKAEVYVLSKEEGGRHTPFFNKYRPQFYLRTTDVTGEIMLPEGVEMVMPGDNVSIEVNLINKVAMEKGLRFAIREGGRTVGSGQVTEILD; this comes from the coding sequence GCTGCAATATCTAAAGTATTATCAGACAAAGGTCTGGCTCAGAACAGAGACTTTTCATCAATTGATAACGCACCAGAGGAAAAAGAAAGAGGTATTACTATCAATACTTCACATATTGAGTATGCGACAGAAAAGCGTCACTACGCTCACGTTGACTGTCCGGGTCACGCGGATTATGTAAAGAACATGGTAACTGGAGCTGCTCAGATGGACGGAGCAATCATAGTTGTTGCTGCTACTGACGGTCCAATGCCTCAAACAAGAGAGCACATCCTTCTTTCTCGTCAGGTAGGTGTACCAGCTTTGGTTGTATTTATGAACAAAGTTGACTTAGTAGATGATCCTGAATTGTTAGAGCTTGTGGAAATGGAAATCAGAGAATTGCTTTCTGACTATGACTTCCCTGGTGATGATATTCCTGTTATACAAGGTTCTGCTTTAGGTGCGTTGAACGGTGAGCCTGAGTGGGTTGCTAAAGTTGAAGAGCTTATGGATGCAGTTGATAACTACATACCACTTCCTGAGCGTTTGATAGATAAAGATTTCTTGATGCCTGTTGAGGACGTATTCTCTATTACTGGTAGAGGTACAGTAGCCACTGGTAGAATTGAAAGAGGAGTAATCAATAGTGGTGATCCTGTTGATATCTTGGGTATGGGCGCAGAAGGTTTGAAATCTACTGTAACTGGAGTTGAGATGTTTAGAAAAATATTGGACAGAGGTGAAGCTGGTGATAACGTAGGACTTCTTCTAAGGGGTATCGAAAAGAGCCAGATTAAGAGAGGTATGGTAATCTGTAAACCAGGTTCTGTTACTCCTCACCAAAAGTTCAAAGCTGAGGTTTATGTGCTTTCTAAAGAAGAAGGTGGTCGTCACACTCCTTTCTTTAACAAATATAGACCTCAATTTTACTTGAGAACTACTGACGTTACTGGAGAAATCATGCTTCCTGAAGGAGTTGAAATGGTTATGCCTGGTGACAACGTATCTATTGAAGTTAACCTTATCAACAAGGTAGCAATGGAAAAAGGACTTAGATTCGCTATCCGTGAGGGTGGTAGAACAGTAGGTTCAGGTCAGGTAACTGAAATTTTAGATTAA